AAAGGGGTAGGGGGTTGGGAACAAGGGAGAgaccaaaaattcgaaaaaccgaAACAATTCTCTACTTGGAAATAAATGGAATATACCCCCAGTTAATTTAACTTAAAGTTATTTTgatggaacatttttttaattttaaagtttattttttgttggaaaaatctgatttttttaaatcgcgatggttggaaaaatattttgatggTTACACTAACACAACTCCAGAATCATTCAAAAtctgctaaaacaattttcacggGCCCTGAAAAGGCGCAAAAATGGACTGACTGAGAAAAAAGTACATACAAGAGCCTTTGCAGATgacctgaacatttttaagtgaaaaatagtagaaatatcaagaaaaatgttgtaatTATAAAAAACTAGTGTGAAGTGTGGCAACTCGAACTGGCCGAAAACTAAGCAAAAGTATTGCATATAGGAAAATTTAACAATCGAACCCACAATACCGGTGCCTTGTTGCCAGTACCTTGTATTAGGCCACAAAACTAGCAGCTgctcaaaaacccaaaatctGTGAATTTGGTTAGACCATCAACtatcattacctatatataaaaaaatagtgtccgtttgttaagtagtttgtagtctgtgacgtcatagcttacaaaggcaaggcgttttcggctgttggagGGATATTAGTTTGGGGTTAATAGGGGGATATGGGCgcggtactgtagtagtactgtaggagtacggtaggattactgtagtttaggaaaaactgtgtttttgtcttttgaggGAATATAAGTTTgcggttagtagtgggatatggtcggggtactgtagtagtactgtaggggtactttaggagtactgtaggatttgtgtagtttgagaaaaattgacttttcgtatTTTGGAGGAATATTGGAAACatcgaaaaagttttggaattttctagaaccttctggaaaattcgagaaaattctggaatgtttcagaaccttctggaaaattcgagaaagttctggaattttctagaaccttctggaaaattcgagaaaattctggaatggtcgtggtgagacctatcgtggtgagacccatcttggtgagacccttaaaaatttggtcttcataaacttaaaaaacaaCGGGTGAATAAATGagtttattattaaaattaggAGGAGTTCATAAGGTATCGCTTTCATAACCACTGTCACTGTCCTTTTCCGCGCTCCCAACgcaaatcatttttctgaaatgattCGATTAAACCTTCACCATTCCTCTAAACTAACCTCGTTTTGATTCTAAAGGGCCTCAAAGGTTTTACTGGTATGACTCTTGGCATGCTCGATTTGACTGGAAGAAAGATGTCTCCTCTGTGGACTTTGTTCATCAGACTTGTAAGCATCAGGCATGTAATTTCGAACTGCTGTAAAAAGTTAAAGTATAACctagaaatgagaaaagttgGAACTTACACCGGTGACATCtgcagttttgaaaacttcatgGAACACGAGCTTAGTTACCGAAACGATGAAATCCGTAATATCTTCAAACGATGCAACACAGAGAACACTTCCAGCTTGTCCTTTAAAATGCATATGAGTGTCGAGAAGAATTATTGAATTTGTCGGGCGATCGTAGATAAAACACATGGCCCTTTCGAAAGCAAGCACTCCAATTGCCAATCTATCGAGTTTCGAGAGATACGGACTGTTTACAGCCATCGACATAGCTGTCACGAGATTGCTAATAAAGTCTCCAGAATAGCATGGGTAGTCAATCTCATGCATCTCGGGCCGCTGAACTTGAATAGCTTCTGGCACAGTGAACGTGTCTCGATGtggtttcttcaaaaattggaagactGAACCACTTTCCCCTGTCTCTTCAAGATGCTTCTTTTTTAGACTTCCACTGAATCCTCGTCGTCGAGCTGCCATAGCCTTTTCGTGTGTCTCATTGCCATCAACAATTCCGTTAATAAGAACATCGAGGACGCCAAGTGGAAGATGTTGAGGTGTCAAAGGATGCGTGGGTGGGATACAGACGTTCTTGCTAAAAGATGGATTTACTTTTCGATCGCACTAAAATTTCACAAACCTCAAGAAATCGTGAGCAATCTGGACAGTGATTATTGTGCAAGCAGATGAGGGAGTCTTCCGGCCACCATATTTCGATTGAGAATAGCTCAGTGGGAGTGCCCACACGTGGACacggttctgaaaattatatttgtttaTGTTACGGTAGTGGGTCTTTTTAGGTATCGTATCCGCAAATGttcctcaatttttcactaaaaacacattttagcGCTATGAATTTGGTGAAAGTCTAGAAATAGACGATTACGAAAACTTGTGGTGTACGGTAGCTGAAAGGTTTCAATCGTGCCGAGACCAGGTACAGTATTTCCGCGCACATATTTCTCCATTTCCCCgtacttttggttttttttttcaaaaacccggAGTTTTAGCGCTATTAATTGCGAAAAGTTGAGCGAAATTGCAAAAGTACAGTGTATTtgtttccacttctacgacttcaAAAGAGGGCGCATTCATTCAAAATGGTCTCGTCACGCGccattcattgatttttgaagcgcgtggcgagaccaatggGTGGAGCGTGGCGGGAccattttgaataaatgcgccctcctttaaagtcgtagaagtggaaaaaataaactgtagaggtaattttgaaacacaTGCGGGTACTGTAGGCACAAAGTTCCGATTATAAAAATCGGGATTCATACCTCAAACACTGCCGATCGGAAATTCGAATTAGCCATCTTATACCAATTTTCTGCAGATTCCTCATTTTGTGTGGTGTAAGTAATTTCGTGTCGAGATCTGTAGCGGTTAACTGAGAACTCGTAATTCTAATACCTTATATTACCTCCGAGTTGTACTCAATCCTGGTCTCGAGACGCACATTGGGGGTTAGTCGGTTAGTTGAGAAGCCGCGAATGCTagtaatttgaataaaaataatgaatttaaaatCGCCTCTCACAGTTCTGAATTCTTATCTTTTTCCAAATCTacactttttttaatagaaaaatacagtttacGTAAAACTACATTCcatgttgatttttcaagcattcattttaaataaattatatgtattttaaaaaaaaacacgttaGAAATAGGCTACCGATAATACAAGAATTAAATTATAAACACTATGCACTCTCACAATCAGTTTATGCCCCTTTTGCACATTActtcaacttaaaaaaaaataattgcacaCTTCCTCCAGGACACAGCATTTCAACTTGGAACAAGATTTCCCATTCGCGACAAATTTGTCCAATTTGCCATTTGTTAAGCTCGGAATACTCTAAAATTTGCCTTGAGTTTAGAAgaaagaaatgaatgaaataacacaaaattttgtgagtatctttaaaaaaaattttttttccagaatgctacacttttaaagctttttcgtcaattttgtgatccaaaa
This is a stretch of genomic DNA from Caenorhabditis elegans chromosome V. It encodes these proteins:
- the C18G1.9 gene encoding FERM domain-containing protein (Confirmed by transcript evidence), with translation MCVSRPGLSTTRRSRHEITYTTQNEESAENWYKMANSNFRSAVFENRVHVWALPLSYSQSKYGGRKTPSSACTIITVQIAHDFLSKNVCIPPTHPLTPQHLPLGVLDVLINGIVDGNETHEKAMAARRRGFSGSLKKKHLEETGESGSVFQFLKKPHRDTFTVPEAIQVQRPEMHEIDYPCYSGDFISNLVTAMSMAVNSPYLSKLDRLAIGVLAFERAMCFIYDRPTNSIILLDTHMHFKGQAGSVLCVASFEDITDFIVSVTKLVFHEVFKTADVTGQFEITCLMLTSLMNKVHRGDIFLPVKSSMPRVIPVKPLRPFRIKTRKMICVGSAEKDSDSGYESDTL